Proteins encoded together in one Myxococcus stipitatus window:
- a CDS encoding type IV pilus twitching motility protein PilT, giving the protein MRPLAELLRHLSRPGVTELTLATGRPPMIRGSNGYEPVDPTAVTTDDVVRALQAMVGVARASSLSEAPAQWSVNANGLGAISIAAMRRGDLMHLRLSRAVETAAAPAPAPVAPTPAPAPAPVAARAAPAPVSPPTSAPVAPAPAPAQEAPRAFAMPRGAGGSRDLAVLLEAGRNYRASDVHVVAGRPTLFRIAGELLPQGGVLDATRVESMLLPVVPERLREVLEREGSCDFSLDSPEMGRFRVNVSRQRTGLKGTFRVIAREVPTLESLGLPADIAKATHHHQGLIVITGPSGHGKTSTLAALVDLINRETTHHVLTVEDPVEFVHPRKKALISQREVGTHTKTFASALKGSLREDPDVIVVGELRDTETVRMAMAAAETGHLLISTMNTPSAAKTIDRLIDLFPPADQQQVRLSLSSGLRLIVSQRLMASADGKGMVAAAEVLPGSVALGNLIRDNKTYQIPSLQQRGKSLGIIRFEDSMADLVRAGKVKLEVAKGFVDNPDELEAVVTGRRTGASVQPPETPQEGARLLSKMGSLVGRKGG; this is encoded by the coding sequence ATGAGACCCCTTGCAGAGCTGTTGCGTCATTTGTCGCGGCCCGGCGTCACGGAGCTGACCCTGGCGACGGGACGTCCGCCGATGATTCGTGGGAGCAACGGCTACGAGCCGGTGGACCCCACGGCCGTGACGACCGACGACGTCGTCCGGGCCCTCCAGGCGATGGTGGGCGTGGCGCGCGCGTCGTCATTGTCCGAGGCGCCCGCCCAATGGTCCGTCAACGCCAACGGGCTGGGCGCCATCTCCATCGCCGCGATGCGGCGGGGCGATTTGATGCACCTGCGGCTGTCGCGCGCGGTGGAGACGGCCGCGGCGCCAGCCCCCGCCCCCGTGGCCCCCACGCCCGCTCCCGCTCCCGCGCCGGTGGCCGCCCGCGCGGCGCCCGCGCCCGTCAGTCCTCCGACGAGCGCTCCCGTGGCCCCCGCTCCCGCCCCCGCGCAGGAGGCGCCCCGCGCGTTCGCGATGCCGCGTGGCGCGGGTGGCTCCCGGGACCTGGCGGTGTTGCTGGAGGCGGGGCGCAACTACCGGGCCAGCGACGTGCATGTCGTGGCGGGGCGCCCCACGCTGTTCCGTATCGCGGGCGAGCTGCTGCCCCAGGGCGGGGTGCTGGACGCGACGCGGGTGGAGTCCATGCTGCTGCCGGTGGTGCCGGAGCGGCTGCGCGAGGTGCTGGAGCGCGAGGGGAGCTGCGACTTCTCGTTGGATTCGCCGGAGATGGGCCGCTTCCGGGTGAACGTGTCGCGGCAGCGCACCGGCCTCAAGGGCACCTTCCGCGTCATCGCCCGGGAGGTCCCCACGCTGGAGTCGCTGGGGTTGCCCGCGGACATCGCCAAGGCGACGCACCACCACCAGGGCCTCATCGTCATCACCGGCCCGTCCGGCCACGGCAAGACGAGCACCCTGGCGGCGTTGGTGGACCTCATCAACCGCGAGACGACGCACCACGTGCTCACGGTGGAGGACCCGGTGGAGTTCGTCCACCCGCGCAAGAAGGCGCTCATCAGCCAGCGCGAGGTGGGCACGCACACGAAGACGTTCGCGAGCGCGCTCAAGGGCAGCCTCCGCGAGGACCCGGACGTCATCGTCGTGGGCGAGCTGCGCGACACGGAGACGGTGCGCATGGCCATGGCGGCGGCGGAGACGGGCCACCTGCTCATCAGCACCATGAACACGCCGAGCGCGGCGAAGACCATCGACCGGCTCATCGACCTGTTCCCGCCCGCGGACCAGCAGCAGGTGCGCCTGTCGCTGTCCAGCGGGCTGCGCCTCATCGTCAGCCAGCGGCTGATGGCGAGCGCGGACGGCAAGGGCATGGTGGCCGCGGCGGAGGTGCTCCCGGGCTCGGTGGCGCTGGGCAACCTCATCCGCGACAACAAGACGTACCAGATTCCGTCGCTCCAGCAGCGCGGCAAGAGCCTGGGCATCATCCGCTTCGAGGACTCCATGGCGGACCTGGTGCGCGCGGGGAAGGTGAAGCTGGAGGTGGCCAAGGGCTTCGTGGACAACCCGGACGAGCTGGAGGCGGTGGTGACGGGCCGTAGGACGGGCGCCTCGGTCCAGCCGCCGGAGACGCCCCAGGAGGGCGCGCGGCTGCTCAGCAAGATGGGCTCGTTGGTGGGAAGGAAGGGGGGCTGA
- a CDS encoding CgeB family protein — translation MNVVILGLSITSSWGNGHATTYRGLVRELTRRGHDVLFLERDMPWYAANRDLPCPPHGRTELYSSVAELTGRFAAPVRHADLVVVGSYVPQGVEVGAWVQRTARGLTAFYDIDTPVTLAGLARGECEYLQPELVPGYQLYLSFTGGPTLERIERELGSPAARPLYCSCDPELYAPSPREPRWDLGYLGTYSVDRQPVLERLMLEAARGWSGGRFVVAGPQYPDSVRWPDNVERVEHLAPPEHAAFYTAQRFTLNVTRADMVQAGYSPSVRLFEAAACGVPLISDAWAGLETFFEPGREVLISSSGEQTLGFLREMTEGEREELGRRARRRVLAEHTAEHRARTLEDYALSLGAGRQP, via the coding sequence ATGAACGTCGTCATCCTGGGGCTGTCCATCACCTCGAGCTGGGGCAATGGCCACGCGACCACCTATCGCGGTCTGGTGCGCGAGCTGACGCGGCGCGGCCACGACGTGCTGTTCCTGGAGCGGGACATGCCCTGGTATGCGGCGAACCGGGACCTGCCGTGTCCGCCGCATGGGCGCACGGAGCTGTACTCCAGCGTGGCGGAGCTGACCGGGCGGTTCGCCGCGCCGGTGCGCCACGCGGACCTGGTGGTGGTGGGCTCCTACGTGCCCCAGGGCGTGGAGGTGGGGGCCTGGGTCCAGCGGACCGCGCGAGGGCTGACGGCCTTCTATGACATCGACACGCCGGTGACGCTGGCGGGGCTCGCGCGTGGAGAGTGCGAGTACCTCCAGCCGGAGCTGGTGCCTGGCTACCAGCTCTACCTGTCCTTCACCGGAGGGCCCACGTTGGAGCGCATCGAGCGTGAGCTGGGGTCGCCCGCGGCGCGCCCGCTCTACTGCAGCTGTGACCCGGAGCTGTACGCGCCCTCGCCGCGCGAGCCGCGCTGGGACCTGGGCTACCTGGGGACGTACAGCGTGGACCGGCAGCCGGTGCTGGAGCGGCTGATGCTGGAGGCCGCGCGGGGGTGGTCGGGTGGCCGCTTCGTCGTCGCGGGCCCCCAATACCCCGACAGCGTCCGCTGGCCGGACAACGTGGAGCGGGTGGAGCACCTGGCGCCGCCCGAGCACGCGGCCTTCTATACCGCGCAGCGCTTCACGCTGAACGTCACGCGCGCGGACATGGTCCAGGCGGGGTACTCGCCGAGCGTCCGCCTCTTCGAGGCCGCCGCGTGCGGTGTCCCCCTCATCAGCGACGCGTGGGCGGGGTTGGAGACGTTCTTCGAGCCGGGGCGGGAGGTGCTCATCTCGTCCTCCGGCGAGCAGACGCTGGGGTTCCTGCGGGAGATGACGGAGGGGGAGCGGGAGGAGCTGGGGCGGCGGGCCCGGCGGCGTGTGCTGGCCGAGCACACGGCGGAGCACCGGGCGAGGACCTTGGAGGACTACGCGCTGAGCCTGGGCGCGGGGCGACAACCCTAG
- a CDS encoding ArsR/SmtB family transcription factor, translated as MGAARRLDDTFSALADPTRRGVIDLLRKRPRRAGELAAAFDMTPPAMSRHLRVLRQTGLVEEEAVEDDARVKLYRLRPEPFSALRAWLDEVESFWGDQLDAFREHAERRGRKAP; from the coding sequence ATGGGAGCCGCCCGCCGCCTGGACGACACCTTCTCCGCCCTGGCCGACCCCACGCGCCGCGGCGTCATCGACCTGCTGCGCAAGCGCCCGCGCCGCGCCGGAGAGCTCGCCGCCGCCTTCGACATGACGCCGCCGGCGATGAGCCGGCACCTGCGCGTGCTGCGCCAGACCGGGCTCGTGGAGGAGGAGGCCGTCGAGGACGATGCCCGCGTGAAGCTCTATCGCCTGCGGCCGGAGCCCTTCTCCGCGCTGCGCGCGTGGCTCGACGAGGTGGAGTCCTTCTGGGGTGACCAGCTCGACGCCTTCCGCGAGCACGCCGAGCGCCGAGGGAGGAAGGCGCCATGA
- a CDS encoding VOC family protein: protein MRKVPEGCARITPGLVYEDAPAAIDFLCRAFGFETRLKVEGGPGVIVHSELVFGEGVIMVNSLKKLRERQPGASADPGSSYLMVYVDDVDAHCERARAAGAKISSEPRTTDYGDDYWTERGYGAVDPEGHTWWFAQRVKG, encoded by the coding sequence ATGCGGAAGGTTCCAGAGGGCTGCGCGCGCATCACCCCGGGGTTGGTCTACGAGGACGCTCCGGCGGCCATCGACTTCCTGTGCCGGGCGTTCGGCTTCGAGACGCGGTTGAAGGTGGAGGGTGGGCCGGGCGTCATCGTCCACTCGGAGCTGGTCTTCGGCGAGGGGGTCATCATGGTCAACTCGTTGAAGAAGCTGCGCGAGCGGCAGCCGGGGGCCTCGGCGGACCCGGGCTCGTCGTACCTGATGGTCTACGTGGATGACGTGGACGCGCACTGCGAGAGGGCGCGCGCCGCGGGCGCGAAGATTTCGTCCGAGCCGCGCACGACGGACTACGGCGACGACTACTGGACCGAGCGGGGCTACGGCGCCGTGGACCCCGAGGGCCACACCTGGTGGTTCGCTCAGCGGGTGAAGGGCTGA
- a CDS encoding UDP-glucose dehydrogenase family protein: MRIAVIGTGYVGLVAGTCLAESGHDVTCVDVDARKVASLQEGALPIYEPGLEELVRRNARARRLHFSDDVAGAVSPSQVVFIAVGTPPGERGNADLQYVLAAAEQVGRALRHYTVIVDKSTVPVGTAERVREVVRRQTDVEFDVVSNPEFLKEGAALDDFLKPDRVVIGTCSERARKMMADLYAPFVRTENPILFMDPASAELTKYAANAMLALRISFMNDMATLCERVGANVDLVRKGLGADRRIGYAFLHPGVGYGGSCFPKDVRALICTARDAGLELDLLRAVETTNFRQKRLLLAKALKHYGELCDRTFAVWGLAFKPKTDDMREAPSVELIEGLLGKGARVQCHDPVAAPAARSYFGDRVVYAPTCYEAAEGTDGIFLVTEWNEFRRPDLKRLRKLMRQPVIFDGRNVLDPQLARSEGFTYIGVGRD; encoded by the coding sequence ATGCGGATAGCCGTCATCGGAACGGGGTACGTGGGGCTCGTGGCGGGGACCTGCCTCGCGGAGTCCGGACACGACGTCACCTGCGTGGACGTGGACGCACGGAAGGTGGCGTCACTCCAGGAGGGCGCGCTCCCCATCTACGAGCCGGGCCTGGAGGAGCTGGTGCGGCGCAACGCGCGGGCGCGCCGGCTCCATTTTTCAGACGACGTGGCGGGCGCGGTGTCGCCCTCCCAGGTGGTCTTCATCGCGGTGGGCACGCCGCCGGGCGAGCGGGGCAACGCCGACCTCCAGTACGTGCTCGCCGCCGCGGAGCAGGTGGGCCGGGCGTTGCGCCACTACACCGTCATCGTGGACAAGAGCACGGTGCCGGTGGGCACCGCGGAGCGCGTGCGGGAGGTGGTGCGCCGCCAGACGGACGTGGAGTTCGACGTGGTGTCGAACCCCGAGTTCCTCAAGGAGGGGGCCGCGCTCGACGACTTCCTGAAGCCGGACCGGGTCGTCATCGGCACGTGCTCCGAGCGGGCCCGCAAGATGATGGCGGACCTGTACGCGCCCTTCGTGCGCACGGAGAACCCCATCCTCTTCATGGACCCGGCCTCCGCGGAGCTGACCAAGTACGCGGCCAACGCGATGCTGGCCCTGCGCATCTCCTTCATGAACGACATGGCCACGTTGTGCGAGCGCGTGGGCGCCAACGTGGACCTGGTGCGCAAGGGGTTGGGGGCGGACCGCCGCATCGGCTACGCGTTCCTCCATCCCGGGGTGGGGTACGGCGGGAGCTGTTTTCCCAAGGACGTGCGCGCCCTCATCTGCACGGCGCGGGACGCGGGGCTGGAGCTGGACCTGCTGCGCGCGGTGGAGACGACCAACTTCCGACAGAAGCGGCTGCTGCTCGCCAAGGCGCTGAAGCACTACGGTGAGCTGTGCGACCGCACCTTCGCGGTGTGGGGGCTGGCCTTCAAGCCGAAGACGGATGACATGCGCGAGGCGCCTTCGGTGGAGCTCATCGAGGGGCTGCTCGGCAAGGGGGCCCGGGTGCAGTGTCACGACCCGGTCGCCGCGCCCGCCGCCCGGTCCTATTTCGGGGACCGTGTCGTCTATGCCCCCACGTGCTACGAGGCCGCGGAGGGGACCGACGGCATCTTCCTCGTCACCGAGTGGAACGAGTTCCGGCGCCCGGACCTCAAGCGGCTGCGCAAGCTGATGCGTCAGCCGGTCATCTTCGATGGGCGCAACGTGCTGGACCCCCAGCTCGCGCGCAGCGAGGGCTTCACGTACATCGGCGTCGGCCGGGACTGA
- a CDS encoding ATP-binding protein, translated as MSGSLPEGLGAPRRESVLQRRLALGDMLDLPSFAEVVRSFSELYRVGIKVLDTRGAKLADVKVGHGDFCSYVFSFPEGRARCTATVSRVKDGPVAPVQGARPAQVDGQESAGLVALPCFSGLRYLVMPVRWEGDLLGRVILGPFTPEELGDLPETLTDIPGLELARAQELVAKVRRAPERTAAQVLTHFGQVLGALVASGHRAYLTTQLHIEAMLETHRELEAQNSRLAQANTRLKELDRLKSTFLGTVSHELRTPLASIIGYSEMLAEGLAGALNPEQLLYVRTIVEKGESLLNLISSILDLSQIEAGKLRLSIAPVDLASVVQTAVSSVMPQAQRKGVELEVRLPPQPRPRLAADADKLRQVLVNLLANALKFTASGGRVSVVMSEVGAQEELLGMSGYRVCVEDTGVGIREDQFSRIFQSFYQVDGSSTREHGGAGLGLAIVKSLVEGHGGKVYVESEFGHGSRFTVVLPLQPPMPEHGLLAASAPVPESPSGSDRF; from the coding sequence ATGAGCGGCTCGCTCCCGGAGGGGCTGGGCGCGCCGCGCCGCGAGTCCGTGCTCCAGCGCCGCCTGGCGCTCGGGGACATGCTCGACCTGCCCTCCTTCGCGGAGGTGGTGAGGAGCTTCAGCGAGCTGTACCGCGTGGGCATCAAGGTGCTGGACACGCGGGGCGCCAAGCTGGCGGACGTGAAGGTGGGGCACGGCGACTTCTGCTCCTACGTGTTCTCCTTCCCGGAGGGCCGCGCGCGCTGCACCGCGACGGTGTCCCGGGTGAAGGACGGCCCGGTGGCGCCCGTGCAGGGCGCGCGACCAGCCCAGGTCGACGGCCAGGAGTCCGCGGGCCTCGTCGCCCTGCCGTGCTTCAGCGGCCTGCGCTACCTGGTGATGCCCGTGCGCTGGGAGGGCGACCTGCTGGGGCGCGTCATCCTGGGGCCCTTCACGCCCGAGGAGCTGGGCGACCTCCCGGAGACGCTCACGGACATCCCGGGGCTGGAGCTGGCGCGGGCGCAGGAGCTGGTGGCGAAGGTGCGCCGCGCGCCGGAGCGCACCGCCGCGCAGGTGCTGACGCACTTCGGGCAGGTGCTGGGCGCGCTGGTGGCCAGCGGCCACCGGGCGTACCTGACGACGCAGCTGCACATCGAGGCGATGCTGGAGACCCACCGCGAGCTGGAGGCGCAGAACTCCCGGCTGGCGCAGGCCAACACCCGCCTCAAGGAGCTGGACCGGCTCAAGTCCACCTTCCTGGGCACCGTCAGCCACGAGCTGCGCACGCCCCTGGCGTCCATCATCGGCTACTCGGAGATGCTGGCCGAGGGCCTGGCCGGCGCGCTCAACCCCGAGCAGCTGTTGTACGTGCGCACCATCGTCGAGAAGGGCGAGTCGCTGCTCAACCTCATCTCCTCCATCCTGGACCTGAGCCAGATCGAGGCCGGCAAGCTTCGCCTGTCCATCGCGCCGGTGGACCTGGCCTCCGTGGTGCAGACGGCGGTCTCCAGCGTGATGCCGCAGGCGCAGCGCAAGGGCGTGGAGCTGGAGGTGCGGCTGCCGCCCCAGCCCCGGCCCCGGCTGGCGGCGGACGCGGACAAGCTGCGTCAGGTGCTGGTGAACCTGCTGGCCAACGCGCTGAAGTTCACCGCGTCCGGCGGGCGCGTGTCCGTGGTGATGTCCGAGGTGGGCGCCCAGGAGGAGCTGCTGGGCATGTCCGGCTACCGCGTCTGCGTGGAGGACACGGGCGTGGGCATCCGCGAGGACCAGTTCTCGCGCATCTTCCAGAGCTTCTACCAGGTGGACGGCAGCTCCACGCGCGAGCACGGCGGCGCCGGGCTGGGCCTGGCCATCGTCAAGAGCCTGGTGGAGGGCCATGGCGGCAAGGTCTACGTGGAGAGCGAGTTCGGCCATGGCTCGCGCTTCACGGTGGTGTTGCCGCTGCAACCGCCGATGCCGGAGCACGGCCTGCTCGCCGCGTCCGCGCCGGTGCCCGAGTCGCCGTCCGGGTCGGACCGCTTCTGA
- a CDS encoding NYN domain-containing protein, which translates to MLTGRPPAASYVLIDAENIDWAVSNVVGRKPESQDRVQFDRLVAFCESYFPSPVRCIVVLNARGEQLPDVMIGFIRALKSAGCEVALLYGRPDQKVVDLGILKLLETLRTQRPKAAVGLASHDGADFADALKPMLEDKRQVAVLGLREYVSQRFRDLVPSGLKILDLELNAKVFQRPLPRLLPVNVDEFDPTLFL; encoded by the coding sequence ATGCTCACCGGACGCCCTCCCGCCGCCTCCTATGTGCTCATCGATGCGGAGAACATCGACTGGGCCGTCTCCAACGTCGTGGGCCGCAAGCCCGAGTCCCAGGACCGCGTGCAGTTCGACCGGCTGGTGGCCTTCTGCGAGAGCTACTTCCCCTCGCCGGTGCGCTGCATCGTGGTGCTCAACGCGCGCGGCGAGCAGCTGCCCGACGTGATGATCGGCTTCATCCGCGCCCTGAAGTCCGCGGGCTGCGAGGTGGCGCTCCTGTACGGGCGGCCCGACCAGAAGGTGGTGGACCTGGGCATCCTCAAGCTGCTGGAGACGCTGCGCACCCAGCGCCCCAAGGCCGCGGTGGGCCTGGCCAGCCATGATGGCGCGGACTTCGCGGACGCCCTCAAGCCCATGCTCGAGGACAAGCGTCAGGTCGCGGTGCTCGGCCTGCGCGAGTACGTCAGCCAGCGCTTCCGCGACCTGGTCCCCTCCGGGCTCAAGATTCTCGACCTGGAGCTGAACGCCAAGGTGTTCCAGCGCCCGCTGCCGCGCCTGCTCCCCGTCAACGTGGACGAGTTCGACCCCACGCTCTTCCTGTAG
- a CDS encoding GNAT family N-acetyltransferase — protein sequence MTMKQVDPGVELAPAPVLDVAGLPNDLMAAVKFSQPTDEDMTAVAALRASSEPWKTRGETPDDSLKALTQLKPFVHVARLQNQIVGYVTVERDGPVPGAAYLRNIVVKPELRKKGLGMVLLEQALLVARDMYRKTIALRVDPSNAPAVSFYRKANFTTVATVVSKKSGKLRLLMSREL from the coding sequence ATGACGATGAAGCAGGTGGACCCGGGCGTGGAGCTGGCCCCCGCCCCGGTGCTGGATGTGGCGGGCCTCCCCAACGACCTGATGGCGGCGGTGAAGTTCAGCCAGCCCACCGACGAGGACATGACGGCGGTGGCCGCCCTGCGCGCCAGCTCCGAGCCCTGGAAGACCCGGGGTGAGACGCCGGACGACAGCCTGAAGGCGCTGACGCAGCTCAAGCCCTTCGTCCACGTGGCCCGGCTGCAGAACCAGATCGTCGGCTATGTCACGGTGGAGCGCGACGGCCCGGTCCCCGGCGCCGCCTACCTGCGCAACATCGTGGTGAAGCCGGAGCTGCGCAAGAAGGGCCTGGGCATGGTGCTGCTGGAGCAGGCGCTGCTCGTGGCCCGGGACATGTACCGCAAGACCATCGCCCTGCGCGTGGACCCGTCGAACGCCCCCGCGGTGAGTTTCTACCGCAAGGCGAACTTCACCACGGTCGCCACGGTGGTCTCCAAGAAGTCCGGCAAGCTGCGGTTGCTGATGTCGCGCGAGCTGTAG
- a CDS encoding GTP-binding protein, translating into MQLNHAQRELTLKIVYYGPGLSGKTTNLRQLHARASPEVRGRLLTVETHDDRTLFFDLLPVFFSTSSGFKVKVKLFTVPGQVIHNATRRIVLQGADAVVFIADSRHSATAENNAYWRNLQDNMRENGLDVAQVPVVIQFNKRDLPDARTDEELESARQRGAEMVVGAVALKGEGVLETFHAVAQAAYRRLDARAHLARNVGLSEEEFLSQVFRRMDLTGTQLMGRYPPVARDEQAGSGR; encoded by the coding sequence TTGCAACTCAACCACGCCCAGCGCGAGCTGACGCTCAAGATCGTCTACTACGGTCCCGGACTCAGCGGGAAGACGACGAACCTGCGCCAGCTCCACGCCCGGGCGAGCCCCGAGGTCCGCGGCCGGCTGCTCACGGTGGAGACGCACGACGACCGGACCCTGTTCTTCGATCTGCTCCCGGTCTTCTTCTCCACGTCTTCTGGCTTCAAGGTGAAGGTCAAGCTGTTCACGGTTCCGGGCCAGGTCATCCACAACGCCACGCGTCGCATCGTGCTGCAGGGCGCGGACGCGGTGGTGTTCATCGCGGACAGCCGGCACAGCGCCACGGCGGAGAACAACGCCTACTGGCGCAACCTCCAGGACAACATGCGGGAGAACGGGCTGGACGTGGCCCAGGTTCCCGTCGTCATCCAGTTCAACAAGCGTGATTTGCCGGACGCCCGGACGGACGAGGAGCTGGAGTCGGCGCGGCAGCGGGGCGCGGAGATGGTGGTGGGGGCGGTGGCGCTCAAGGGCGAGGGGGTGCTGGAGACCTTCCACGCGGTGGCGCAGGCGGCCTACCGGCGCCTGGACGCCCGGGCGCACCTGGCGCGCAACGTGGGGTTGTCCGAAGAGGAGTTCCTGTCGCAGGTCTTCCGGCGGATGGACCTGACGGGCACCCAGCTCATGGGGCGCTACCCGCCCGTGGCGCGGGACGAGCAGGCGGGGAGCGGACGATGA
- a CDS encoding type IV pilus twitching motility protein PilT: MSATPRIAAFFDQLLEHKGSDLHLSVGYPPMARIRGELTSLREALLTTEELEPLLFELINPEQKRQITQDLDLDFAYGYGTKARFRANYFYKATGLGAVFRTIPSKVLTLEDLKTPDVVRKLSERRSGLVLVTGPTGSGKSTTLAGMVNHINQTRAAHILTIEDPVEFVHESAKAQVTHREVGPHASSFATAIRSAGREDPNVILIGELRTNETMKLALQLASFGVLVFATVHTNSAPATIDRIINSFPADEQAQVRGMLAESLAGIVAQQLIKTADGKGRVAALEILVGGSAIAAMIREGKVFQIASKMQAGQGQGMQTLDMHLERLVKDNVITPEAALEKAQDKETLAKSIQRIKPDWVMPESMKA, encoded by the coding sequence ATGAGCGCCACGCCGCGCATCGCCGCGTTCTTCGACCAACTGCTGGAGCACAAGGGCAGCGACCTGCACCTGAGCGTCGGGTACCCGCCGATGGCCCGCATCCGCGGCGAGCTGACCTCGCTGCGGGAGGCGCTGCTCACCACGGAGGAGCTGGAGCCGCTGCTGTTCGAGCTCATCAACCCGGAGCAGAAGCGTCAAATCACGCAGGACCTCGACCTGGACTTCGCCTACGGCTACGGGACGAAGGCGCGCTTCCGCGCCAACTACTTCTACAAGGCCACGGGTCTGGGCGCGGTGTTCCGCACCATTCCCAGCAAGGTGCTCACGCTGGAGGACCTGAAGACGCCGGACGTGGTGCGCAAGCTGTCCGAGCGCCGCAGCGGGCTGGTGCTGGTGACGGGCCCCACGGGCAGCGGCAAGTCCACCACGCTGGCGGGCATGGTGAACCACATCAACCAGACGCGCGCGGCGCACATCCTCACCATCGAGGACCCGGTGGAGTTCGTCCACGAGTCCGCGAAGGCGCAGGTGACGCACCGCGAGGTGGGGCCGCACGCGTCGAGCTTCGCCACGGCCATCCGCTCGGCCGGCCGCGAGGACCCGAACGTCATCCTCATCGGCGAGCTCCGCACCAACGAGACGATGAAGCTGGCGCTCCAGCTGGCCAGCTTCGGCGTGCTGGTGTTCGCCACGGTGCACACCAACAGCGCGCCGGCCACCATCGACCGCATCATCAACTCCTTCCCCGCCGACGAGCAGGCCCAGGTGCGGGGCATGCTCGCGGAGAGCCTGGCGGGCATCGTCGCCCAGCAGCTCATCAAGACGGCGGACGGCAAGGGGCGCGTGGCGGCGCTGGAGATCCTCGTGGGCGGCAGCGCCATCGCGGCGATGATTCGCGAGGGCAAGGTCTTCCAGATTGCCTCCAAGATGCAGGCGGGCCAGGGCCAGGGCATGCAGACGCTGGACATGCACCTGGAGCGTCTGGTGAAGGACAACGTCATCACCCCCGAGGCCGCGCTGGAGAAGGCGCAGGACAAGGAGACCCTCGCCAAGAGCATCCAGCGCATCAAGCCGGACTGGGTGATGCCGGAGTCGATGAAGGCGTAG
- a CDS encoding CgeB family protein — translation MSQGLRIAFFGSSLVSAYWNGAATYYRGIIRALHARGHRVTFYEPDAFERQRHRDMADPDWARVVVYAGEGTDGVERCLEEARSADVVVKASGVGVFDALLEERVLELRRPGMQVVFWDVDAPATLERMEKDPADPFRARVPRYDVVLTYGGGAPVVSAYRAFGARECVPIYNALDPDTHHPVPRDARFEGALAFLGNRLPDREARVEAFFLRAAERLPEARFLLGGSGWEGRALPANVRNLGHVYSRDHNALNCSARAVLNIHRDSMARFGFSPATRVFEAAGAGACLITDAFEGVELFLEPDREVLVARSGDEVAEHVRRLTEPRTRRIGQAALRRVLAEHTYTHRAGSVEAALGVGRRPPADPAREQVA, via the coding sequence ATGAGCCAGGGACTTCGCATCGCGTTCTTCGGGTCGAGCCTCGTGTCCGCGTACTGGAACGGAGCGGCCACCTACTACCGGGGCATCATCCGCGCGCTCCACGCGCGGGGGCACCGGGTGACGTTCTACGAGCCGGACGCCTTCGAGCGGCAGCGGCACCGCGACATGGCGGACCCGGACTGGGCGCGCGTGGTCGTCTACGCGGGGGAGGGCACCGACGGCGTGGAGCGGTGCCTGGAGGAGGCGCGCTCGGCGGACGTGGTGGTGAAGGCCAGCGGCGTGGGCGTGTTCGACGCGCTGCTGGAGGAGCGCGTGCTCGAATTGCGGCGCCCGGGGATGCAGGTGGTCTTCTGGGACGTGGACGCGCCGGCGACGTTGGAGCGGATGGAGAAGGACCCGGCCGACCCGTTCCGCGCGCGGGTGCCTCGCTACGACGTCGTCCTCACCTATGGCGGCGGGGCGCCGGTCGTGTCCGCGTATCGCGCCTTCGGCGCGCGCGAGTGCGTGCCCATCTACAACGCGCTGGACCCCGACACCCACCACCCCGTGCCACGCGACGCGCGGTTCGAGGGAGCGCTGGCCTTCCTCGGCAACCGGCTCCCGGACCGGGAGGCGCGCGTGGAGGCCTTCTTCCTCCGGGCGGCCGAGCGGTTGCCCGAGGCGCGCTTCCTGCTCGGAGGCAGCGGTTGGGAGGGAAGGGCGCTGCCCGCCAACGTGCGCAACCTGGGGCATGTCTATTCCCGGGACCACAACGCGCTGAACTGTTCGGCGCGCGCGGTGCTCAACATCCACCGCGACAGCATGGCCCGCTTCGGCTTCTCGCCCGCCACGCGCGTGTTCGAGGCCGCCGGCGCGGGGGCATGCCTCATCACCGACGCGTTCGAGGGCGTGGAGTTGTTCCTGGAGCCGGACCGCGAGGTCCTGGTGGCGCGCTCCGGGGACGAGGTGGCCGAGCACGTGCGTCGGCTGACGGAGCCGCGCACCCGGCGCATCGGACAGGCCGCGCTGCGGCGCGTCCTGGCGGAGCACACGTACACGCACCGGGCGGGGAGCGTGGAGGCGGCGCTCGGCGTCGGTCGGCGGCCTCCCGCGGACCCGGCGCGCGAGCAGGTGGCGTGA